In Lonchura striata isolate bLonStr1 chromosome 32, bLonStr1.mat, whole genome shotgun sequence, a single window of DNA contains:
- the GKN2 gene encoding gastrokine-2: protein MQNWLQFRREFGYDLMTAVVEANREAAVLICLGVFWAQTSALNTFTLRDPISNYVTGTMTIHSEEHIVDVHVRSGVYSSDTIFDYTHGYIATKLFSRNACFIMKIKKDIIPDMEEIGRLAFERQTMRDVYSPNNVWAQFQPGTSRLGHFRDWILYGKHIENLCTGLPLYELVATEPPTDPDGCASAGIPSILGLKICEELIATEY, encoded by the exons ATGCAGAATTGGTTGCAGTTCAGAAGGGAGTTTGGTTATGATTTAATGACTGCGGTTGTAGAGGCAAATCGAGAG GCTGCAGTCCTCATTTGCCTGGGAGTCTTTTGGGCTCAGACTTCTGCTTTGAAC ACCTTCACCCTGCGAGATCCCATCAGCAACTATGTCACTGGGACCATGACCATCCACAGCGAGGAGCACATCGTCGACGTGCACGTCCGCTCTGGCGTCTACTCCTCTGACACCATTTTTGACTACACACAC GGCTATATTGCCACCAAGCTGTTTTCACGGAATGCCTGCTTTATcatgaaaataaagaaggatATAATCCCAGATATGGAAGAGATTGGACGTCTGGCTTTTGAGAGACAG ACCATGAGGGATGTATACTCTCCGAATAACGTGTGGGCCCAGTTCCAACCTGGCACTTCCAGGCTGGGGCATTTTAGAGACTGGATTCTCTATGGGAAGCACATTGAAAATCTCTGCACGGGGCTGCCTCTCTACGAGCTGGTGGCCACTGAAC CACCAACAGATCCTGATGGCTGTGCCAGTGCCGGCATTCCAAGCATTTTGGGCCTTAAAATCTGTGAAGAACTCATTGCAACGGAATATTGA
- the LOC144247729 gene encoding gastrokine-1-like, producing the protein MLKSQQFPGGIFNNTQGSIFNHTQVIIGGQSQIVTINRQWRVAVIEQRSFSGSWKTVWNYNTGVIATKVTQQNTCYISIMNRNEMPRFDNLARLAQESRNMIGGFGRHTKRITFVTNGLVNNLNSYGIEIAAMCSGLTTYMAYEVHSESFQGPQVNLGSCITLDVLRVVDLQYCIGNGSVNFPVRKP; encoded by the exons ATGCTGAAA TCTCAGCAGTTTCCCGGTGGCATCTTCAACAACACGCAAGGCAGCATCTTCAACCACACGCAAGTCATCATTGGTGGCCAGTCCCAAATTGTGACCATCAACAGGCAATGGCGTGTGGCTGTCATTGAGCAAAGGAGCTTCAGCGGGTCCTGGAAAACCGTCTGGAACTACAACACG GGCGTCATTGCAACCAAAGTCACGCAACAGAACACCTGCTACATTTCCATCATGAACAGAAATGAGATGCCCCGCTTTGATAACCTGGCCCGCCTGGCACAAGAGAGCAGG AACATGATTGGCGGTTTTGGAAGACATACCAAGAGAATCACCTTTGTCACCAATGGATTGGTCAACAACCTCAACTCCTACGGAATAGAAATTGCGGCTATGTGCAGCGGACTCACCACCTACATGGCTTATGAAGTTCACAGTGAGT CTTTCCAAGGACCCCAGGTGAATCTGGGATCCTGCATTACCCTGGATGTGCTGAGAGTTGTGGACCTGCAGTACTGCATTGGCAATGGCAGTGTCAATTTTCCGGTGAGAAAACCTTAG